In Aptenodytes patagonicus chromosome 22, bAptPat1.pri.cur, whole genome shotgun sequence, one DNA window encodes the following:
- the NAV1 gene encoding neuron navigator 1 isoform X1, whose protein sequence is MLDPESQRKRTVQNVLDLRQNLEETMSSLRGSQVSHSSLEMTCYDSDEANARSVSSLSNRSSPLSWRYGQSSPRLQAGDAPSVGGTCRSEGTPSWYMHGERAHYSHTMPMRSPSKLSHISRLELVEALDTDDVELKSGYMSDSDLMGKTLTEDDDITTGWDESSSISSGLSDASDNLSSEEFNASSSLNSLPSTPTASRRNSAIALRTDSEKRSLAESGLSWYCEGEDKAPKKLDYDSSSLKMEHGSSKWRREPSEGGEEGPKGGELKKPVSLGTPGSLKKGKTPPVAVTSPITHTAQSTLKVAGKPETKATDKSKLSVKSTGLQRSSSDAGRDRIADAKKPPSGLTRPSASSSFGYKKPAPATGTATVMQAGGSATLGKIQKSSGIPVKPVSGRKTSLDVSNAAEPGFLAPGARSNIQYRSLPRPAKSSSMSVTGGRGANRPVSSSIDPSLLSTKQGTISVSRLKEPSKIGAGRGTPAPVNQTDREKEKAKAKAVALDSECGTLKSVSSPESTPKAQANLPPAAKVAELPPTPLRAAAKTYVKPPSLANLDKVNSNSLDLPSSSELHPPHTAKLQDLHPAGGHLAPCFSPSPAPILNINSASFSQGLELMGGFSVPKEGRMYPKLSGLHRSMESLQMPMSLPSAFSGGSTTTPTPAAAPPASTEEEEEAGELGWSGSPRLAHLDSANRDRNTLPKKGLRYQLHSQEEAKERRHSHAVSSGLPESDDQQELPSPPALPMALVGKGPLTSIVSPTAAATPRITRSNSIPTHDSTFELYSTSQMGSTLSLADKPKGMIRSGSFRDPVDDVHGSVLSLASSASSTYSSQIRKLRRELESSQEKVATLTSQLSANANLVAAFEQSLVSMTSRLRHLAETAEEKDTELLDLRETIDFLKKKNSEAQAVIQGALNGTDVTPKELRIKRQNSSDSISSLNSITSHSSIGSSKDADAKKKKKKSWLRSSFNKAFSIKKGPKSASSYSDIEEIATPDSSAPSSPKLQHGSTETASPSIKSSTSSSVGIDTAELFQAHSEGEPEKKEVSELRSELWEKEMKLTDIRLEALNSAHQLEQLRETMHNMQLEVDLLKAENDRLKVAPGPSAVPGSVPGHVTSTSASSSPRRSLGLALGRAFSPSLGDTDVSPMDAVSAGAQKDELTLRIVVRMPPQHIIKGDLKQQEFFLGWTKVSGKVDWKMLDEAVCQVFKDYITKMDPASTLGLSTESVYGYSISHIKRVLDTEPPELPLCHRGLTSIVVTLKGLKEKCVDSLVFETLIPKPMMQHYISLLLKHRRLILSGPSGTGKTYLTNRLAEYLVERSGRDVTEGIVSTFNMHQQSCKDLQLYLSNLANQIDRETGTADVPLVILLDDLSEAGSISELVNGALTCKYHKCPYIIGTTNQPVKMTPNHGLHLSFRMLTFSNNVEPANGFLVRYLRRKLLESDTDVNANKEELLRVLDWVPKLWYHLHTFLEKHSTSDFLIGPCFFLSCPIGIEDFRTWFIDLWNNSIIPYLQEGAKDGLKVHGQKAAWEDPVEWVRDTLPWPSAQQDQSKLYHLPPPTIGPHSTVSPPEERTVKDTTPSSLDSDPLMAMLLKLQEAANYIESPDRETMVDPDLQSTL, encoded by the exons ACCCCGAGTCCCAGAGGAAGAGGACAGTGCAGAATGTGCTGGACCTTCGGCAGAACCTGGAGGAGACCATGTCCAGCCTGAGGGGCTCTCAGGTGTCTCACAG CTCCCTGGAGATGACCTGCTATGACAGTGATGAAGCCAACGCCCGGAGCGTCTCCAGCCTGTCCAACCGCTCCTCCCCGCTGTCCTGGCGCTATGGGCAGTCAAGCCCGCGCCTGCAGGCAGGGGATGCACCGTCGGTCGGGGGGACCTGCCGCTCTGAGGGCACCCCCAGCTGGTACATGCACGGCGAGCGGGCGCACTACTCGCACACCATGCCCATGCGCAGCCCCAGCAAGCTGAGCCACATCTCCCGCCTGGAGCTGGTCGAGGCATTGGACACCGATGATGTGGAGCTGAAGTCGGGCTACATGAGCGACAGTGATCTGATGGGGAAGACGCTGACAGAGGATGACGACATCACCACAGG CTGGGATGAGAGCAGCTCCATCAGCAGCGGCCTCAGCGATGCCTCCGACAACCTCAGCTCGGAGGAGTTCAATGCCAGCTCCTCGCTCAACTCCCTGCCCTCCACCCCCACCGCCTCACGCAGGAACTCAGCCATAGCG CTGCGCACGGACTCAGAGAAGCGCTCGCTGGCGGAGAGCGGACTGAGCTGGTACTGTGAGGGTGAGGACAAGGCACCCAAGAAGCTGGACTACGACAGCAGCAGCCTCAAGATGGAGCACGGCTCCTCCAAGTGGCGGCGGGAGCCTTCggagggtggtgaggaggggCCCAAGGGCGGGGAGCTGAAGAAGCCCGTCAGCCTGGGCACCCCGGGCTCCCTCAAGAAGGGCAAGACCCCTCCGGTGGCCGTGACCTCCCCCATCACCCACACAGCCCAGAGCACCCTCAAAGTGGCAG GCAAGCCCGAGACCAAAGCCACCGACAAGAGCAAGCTGTCTGTGAAGAGCACAGGCCTGCAGCGCTCCTCCTCCGATGCCGGTCGTGACCGCATTGCTGATGCCAAGAAGCCACCCTCGGGTCTCACGCGCCCCTCGGCCTCCAGCTCCTTTGGCTATAAGAAACCAGCTCCTGCCACTGGCACGGCCACTGTCATGCAGGCTGGGGGTTCGGCCACCCTCGGCAAGATCCAGAAGAGCTCTGGCATTCCCGTCAAGCCAGTCAGTGGGAGGAAAACAAGCCTGGACGTCTCCAACGCAGCTGAGCCTGGCTTCCTGGCCCCAGGGGCTCGTTCCAACATCCAGTACCGCAGCCTGCCCCGGCCGGCCAAGTCCAGCTCCATGAGTGTGACTGGTGGCCGCGGCGCAAACCGGCCAGTCAGCAGCAGCATCGATCCCAGCCTGCTGAGCACCAAGCAGGGCACCATTTCGGTGTCACGGCTCAAGGAGCCGTCCAAGATTGGCGCTGGCCGCGGCACGCCAGCCCCTGTGAACCAGACGGACCGTGAGAAGGAGAAGGCCAAAGCCAAGGCAGTGGCACTCGACTCTGAGTGCGGGACGCTGAAGAGCGTCAGCTCGCCTGAGAGCACCCCAAAAGCCCAGGCCAACCTCCCGCCGGCGGCCAAGGTGGCTGAGCTGCCCCCCACGCCTCTCAG aGCGGCTGCCAAGACCTACGTGAAGCCTCCCTCGCTGGCCAACTTGGACAAGGTCAACTCCAACAGCCTGGACTTGCCCTCCTCCAGTGAGCTGCACCCCCCACACACTGCCAAGCTCCAGGACCTGCACCCGGCTGGTGGGCACCTTGCGCCCTGCTTCAGCCCCAGTCCTGCCCCCATCCTCAACATCAACTCGGCCAGCTTCTCCCAGGGCCTGGAGCTCATGGGCGGCTTCAGCGTCCCCAAGGAGGGCAGGATGTACCCCAAGCTCTCAGGCCTGCACCGCAGCATGGAGTCCTTGCAGATGCCCATGAGCCTGCCCAGTGCCTTTTCGGGGGgcagcaccaccacccccacccctgctgctgcaccccctgccagcacagaggaggaggaagaggcaggggagctgggctggagcgGGAGCCCCCGGCTCGCACATCTGGACAG tgCCAACCGTGACAGGAACACGCTGCCCAAGAAGGGTTTGAG gtACCAGCTCCACTCCCAGGAGGAGGCCAAGGAGCGGCGCCATTCGCATGCCGTCAGCAGCGGGCTCCCCGAGTCGGACGACCAGCAGGAGCTGCCCTCACCTCCCGCCCTCCCCATGGCGCTGGTCGGGAAGGGTCCGCTCACCAGCATCG TGAGCCCCACTGCCGCTGCAACCCCGCGGATCACCCGCTCCAACAGCATCCCCACCCACGACTCCACCTTCGAGCTGTACAGCACGTCCCAGATGGGCAGCACCCTCTCCCTGGCCGACAAGCCCAAGGGCATGATCCGCTCGGGCTCATTCCGGGACCCTGTGGACGACG TTCATGGATCGGTGCTGTCCCTGGCCTCGAGCGCGTCCTCCACCTACTCCTCC CAAATCCGTAAGCTGCGCCGCGAGCTGGAGTCCTCTCAGGAGAAGGTGGCCACCCTGACGTCCCAGCTGTCTGCTAAT GCCAACCTGGTGGCGGCTTTTGAGCAGAGCCTGGTGAGCATGACATCCCGCCTGCGGCACTTGGCTGAGACCGCTGAGGAGAAG gaCACGGAGCTGCTGGACCTGCGAGAGACCATCGACTTCCTGAAGAAGAAGAACTCAGAGGCCCAAGCTGTGATCCAGGGCGCCCTGAATGGCACTGACGTCACCCCCAAAG AGCTGCGCATCAAGCGGCAGAACTCCTCTGACAGTATCTCCAGCCTCAACAGCATCACCAGCCACTCCAGCATTGGCAGCAGCAAGGATGCCGAcgccaagaagaagaagaagaagagctgG CTACGCAGCTCCTTCAACAAGGCCTTCAGCATCAAGAAGGGACCTAAATCAGCCTCGTCCTACTCGGACATCGAGGAGATTGCCACGCCAGACTCGtcggccccctcctcccccaagctGCAGCATGGCTCTACAGAGACTGCCTCGCCTTCCATCAAATCCTCTACGTCCTCCTCTGTGGGCATCGACACGGCTGA GCTCTTCCAGGCCCACAGCGAGGGCGAACCAGAGAAGAAGGAGGTGTCGGAGCTGCGGTCAGAGCTGTGGGAGAAGGAGATGAAGCTGACGGACATCCGCCTGGAGGCCCTCAACTCTGCTCACCAGCTGGAGCAGCTGCGGGAGACCATGCACAACATGCAG CTGGAGGTGGATCTCCTGAAGGCTGAGAATGACCGGCTCAAAGTGGCTCCGGGGCCCTCGGCAGTGCCAGGCTCCGTTCCCGGCCATGTCACGAGCACGTCGGCCTCCTCTTCACCACGGCGCTCCCTGGGTCTCGCCCTCGGCCGTGCCttcagccccagcctgggggaCACAG ATGTGTCCCCCATGGATGCTGTCAGTGCTGGTGCCCAGAAGGATGAGCTGACACTGCGGATTGTGGTGCGCATGCCACCCCAGCACATCATCAAGGGG GACCTCAAGCAGCAGGAGTTTTTCCTGGGCTGGACCAAGGTGAGCGGGAAGGTGGACTGGAAGATGCTGGATGAGGCTGTCTGCCAGGTCTTCAAG GATTACATCACTAAGATGGATCctgcttccacgctggggctcaGCACTGAGTCTGTCTATGGCTACAGCATCAGCCACATCAAGCGGGTCCTGGACACAGAGCCGCCAGAGCTGCCGCTGTGCCACCGGGGCCTGACCAGCATCGTCGTGACACTCAAAG gcttGAAGGAGAAGTGTGTGGACAGCCTGGTGTTCGAGACGCTCATCCCCAAGCCCATGATGCAGCATTACATCAGCCTCCTGCTGAAGCACCGGCGGCTCATCCTCTCGGGACCCAGCGGCACTGGCAAGACCTACCTGACCAACCGCCTGGCTGAATACCTGGTGGAGCGCTCGGGTCGGGATGTCACCGAGGGCATCGTCAGCACCTTCAACATGCACCAGCAGTCCTGCAAG GACCTGCAGCTGTACCTCTCCAACCTGGCCAATCAGATCGACCGGGAGACGGGCACAGCGGACGTGCCGCTGGTGATCCTCCTAGATGACCTCAGCGAGGCGGGCTCCATCAGCGAGCTCGTCAACGGTGCACTCACCTGCAAGTACCACAAATG ccccTACATCATTGGGACCACCAACCAGCCTGTGAAGATGACCCCAAACCATGGCCTCCATCTCAGCTTCAG GATGCTGACCTTCTCAAACAACGTGGAGCCAGCCAACGGCTTCCTGGTGCGCTACCTGCGGCGAAAGCTGCTGGAGTCAGACACAGATGTTAATGCCAACAAGGAGGAGCTGCTGCGTGTGCTGGACTGGGTGCCCAAGCTCTGGTACCACTTGCACACCTTCCTGGAGAAACACAGCACTTCAGACTTCCTCATCG